In one Penaeus chinensis breed Huanghai No. 1 chromosome 33, ASM1920278v2, whole genome shotgun sequence genomic region, the following are encoded:
- the LOC125043103 gene encoding furin-like protease 2 has translation MALALVARADHLVSTYTQEFTCTYCLFRDPQASTDINDNDPDPMPRDNGDNRHGTRCAGEVAAVAFNDYCGVGVAYNSSIGGVRMLDGTVNDAVEARAISLNPSHIDIYSASWGPEDDGKTVDGPGPLAKRAFINGVIKGRHGKGSIFVWASGNGGRHTDNCNCDGYTNSIFTLSISSASQRGYKPWYLEECSSTLATTYSSGTPGLDRSVATVDMDGNLRSEHICTVEHTGTSASAPLAAGVCALGLEANPDLTWRDMQHLVVMSSRYEPLSQEDGWFVNGIGRRVSHKFGYGLMDAGKLVELAEKWTTVPPQHVCQSVKDRTKQTIPTITGESVVAEITTDGCAGTSAEVRYLEHVQARVSLRFLPRGNINIRLVSPSGTTSTLLFERPRDVYSEKFDDWPFLSVHFWGEKAAGTWRLIVTNAGTRQVHHPGVLTQWQLILHGTREPPGRLRSEQPQGSDSFSFPQARPTQSSAPLFPSRRPSHSPLTISILDQILAGSTPDATYATADGKIIPGPNQVPAAENNDNADNKYFESEVCHSQCLGGCSGPGPDKCKACHHYSLEGECVGSCPEGTYGSEDRECLGCDSSCALCSGPAQNQCVACHPSMLYVLHLGICVETCPEGYYPVNGTCVNCGGHCTDCTGPGQCNRCSHNLLLSNGTCTTRCPDGYFETDNNSCGSCYPQCLTCVGGTNADCAACRANSFLHRGKCVYRCPKGTYGDVTTQECLPCPSGCASCTSDSCTSCIEGWRTKSGRCVARSNHCHLNEYASPSGTCEACHSSCLACIGTREDQCLHCAQQRFLMNSQCVQTCPSGFFAQRGRCLPCAHGCETCSSYSSCTSCSPRFYLHVDQCIASCPDGTISDRGVCSSCDASCKTCYGPRVDQCASCQNGSFLLDGTCHQTCPESHYPQESECLPCYHNCKTCRGSGLNDCTSCRDYLTLDGGMCIECRSGRYYNLSTQRCEACNPSCLTCSSGGENSCTSCQSPKSLHTASGTCRICCPPGIFEEEHDACCSCDPLTAQCYGAVSADKRRIALSLKTGLHQSPPVETYFSSVTYLVVVICSVNLLIFGAVFTVLQARSTGSLCWRSDYDYSALKNGNMSERVSLTLTPYTEEDSEDERENELLYMKT, from the exons ATGGCCCTTGCCCTTGTTGCTCGGGCAGATCACTTGGTCTCCACGTACACACAGGAGTTTACATGCACGTACTGTTTGTTCCGA gacCCCCAGGCATCGACGGACATCAACGACAACGACCCCGACCCGATGCCGCGTGACAACGGCGACAACCGACACGGAACGCGCTGCGCCGGCGAGGTCGCGGCCGTCGCCTTCAACGACTACTGCGGCGTCGGCGTCGCCTACAACAGCAGCATCGGAG gcgtgCGCATGCTGGACGGCACCGTGAACGACGCGGTGGAGGCGCGGGCCATCTCGCTCAACCCTTCCCACATCGACATCTACTCGGCGTCGTGGGGGCCGGAGGACGACGGCAAGACGGTGGACGGGCCCGGACCCCTGGCCAAGAGGGCCTTCATTAACGGCGTCATCAAG GGTCGCCACGGCAAAGGGTCCATCTTCGTGTGGGCTTCGGGCAACGGCgggagacacacagacaactGCAACTGCGACGGATACACCAATTCCATTTTCACTCTGTCCATTTCGTCCGCGTCGCAAAGAGG gtaCAAGCCGTGGTACCTCGAGGAATGTTCATCAACTTTAGCCACGACGTATAGCTCTGGCACCCCAGGCCTAGATCGCAGCGTTGCCACAGTCGACATGGATGGCAACCTGAGATCGGAACACATATGCACGGTGGAACACACAG GTACAAGTGCCTCAGCCCCCCTCGCAGCTGGAGTGTGCGCCCTAGGTCTCGAAGCCAACCCTGACCTGACCTGGCGTGACATGCAACACCTGGTGGTCATGTCATCCCGCTACGAACCACTCAGCCAAGAGGACGGCTGGTTTGTGAATGGCATTGGGCGAAGAG TGAGTCACAAATTCGGCTACGGTTTGATGGATGCTGGCAAGCTGGTGGAGCTGGCAGAAAAATGGACAACAGTTCCCCCTCAGCACGTGTGTCAGAGCGTAAAGGATAGAACTAAGCA GACAATACCAACCATTACGGGGGAGTCTGTGGTTGCTGAAATCACTACAGATGGATGTGCTGGAACTTCAGCTGAAGTGCGGTACTTGGAGCATGTGCAAGCAAGAGTGTCCTTGCGCTTCCTGCCCAGAGGAAATATCAATATTAGGCTTGTGTCTCCCTCAG GGACAACATCCACACTTCTCTTTGAGAGACCTCGAGATGTCTACTCGGAGAAGTTTGATGACTGGCCCTTCTTGTCTGTCCACTTCTGGGGAGAGAAAGCAGCTGGAACTTGGAGGCTTATTGTGACCAATGCAGGAACAAGACAGGTTCATCACCCAG GTGTCTTGACGCAGTGGCAGCTCATCCTTCACGGCACGAGGGAGCCACCAGGCCGCCTTCGCTCCGAGCAACCCCAGGGGTCagattccttttccttcccccaggCCCGTCCCACCCAGTCCTCagcacccctcttcccctctcgaaGACCCTCCCACAGTCCTTTGACCATCAG TATTTTAGACCAGATCCTCGCAGGGTCAACCCCAGATGCCACATACGCCACAGCTGATGGGAAAATTATACCTGGGCCAAACCAAGTGCCTGCAGCTGAGAATAacgacaatgctgataataagtaTTTTGAGTCAGAGGTGTGCCACAGCCAGTGTCTTGGGGGCTGCTCTGGGCCAGGACCTGATAAGTGTAAAGCCTGTCATCATTATAGTCTTGAAGG GGAATGTGTTGGTAGTTGTCCTGAAGGAACTTATGGGTCAGAGGACAGAGAATGTCTGGGTTGCGATTCATCCTGTGCTCTGTGCAGTGGACCAGCTCAGAACCAGTGCGTAGCTTGTCATCCTAGCATGTTATATGTTCTCCATCTTGGGATCTGTGTTGAAACTTGCCCAGAGGGATATTATCCAG tgaatggAACCTGTGTAAACTGTGGGGGTCATTGCACTGACTGTACTGGCCCAGGACAGTGTAACAGATGTAGCCATAATCTCTTGCTCAGCAATGGGACCTGCACAACAAGATGTCCTGATGGCTACTTTGAGACTGACAACAATTC ATGTGGATCTTGTTATCCACAGTGCCTGACTTGTGTTGGAGGCACCAACGCGGATTGCGCTGCCTGTAGAGCTAACTCCTTCCTTCATCGTGGGAAATGCGTTTATCGTTGTCCTAAAG GAACATACGGTGATGTAACAACACAAGAATGCCTCCCTTGCCCCTCTGGCTGTGCAAGCTGTACCAGTGACTCCTGCACCTCTTGCATCGAGGGCTGGAGGACCAAGTCTGGGCGTTGTGTTGCTCGATCCAACCATTGTCACCTCA ATGAGTATGCCAGCCCCTCTGGTACATGTGAGGCTTGCCATTCATCATGCCTAGCCTGTATTGGCACCAGGGAGGACCAGTGCCTACATTGTGCACAACAACGGTTCCTGATGAATTCCCAGTGTGTCCAGACCTGTCCCAGTGGTTTCTTTGCCCAGCGTGGCCGTTGTTTGCCCTGCGCTCACGGCTGTGAGACCTGTTCCTCATACTCCTCATGCACCTCCTGTTCACCGCGATTCTACCTGCATGTGGATCAGTGTATTGCCTCCTGCCCTGATGG AACCATCAGTGACAGAGGAGTTTGTTCTTCATGTGATGCCTCCTGTAAGACATGCTATGGGCCCAGAGTTGACCAGTGTGCATCATGCCAGAATGGATCCTTCCTGCTTGACGGCACTTGTCACCAGACCTGCCCAGAATCTCATTATCCGCAAGAGAGTGAATGTCTCCCATGTTACCACAACTGCAAGACATGTAGAG GCTCGGGTCTAAACGACTGCACCTCCTGCCGTGACTACCTCACCCTTGATGGCGGCATGTGCATTGAGTGCCGCTCAGGCAGGTACTATAACCTCTCCACTCAGAGGTGTGAGGCATGCAATCCATCCTGCTTGACCTGCTCATCAGGAGGGGAGAACAGCTGCACCTCCTGCCAGTCACCCAAGTCCCTGCACACAGCCTCAGGCACGTGCCGCATCTGCTGTCCACCAGGCATCTTTGAGGAGGAACATGACGCCTGCTGTTCTTGTGATCCCTTAACAG CCCAATGTTATGGCGCAGTGTCTGCTGACAAGAGAAGAATTGCCTTAAGCTTGAAGACTGGTCTCCATCAATCTCCTCCTGTAGAGACATACTTCTCGTCTGTCACATATTTAGTGGTTGTTATTTGTTCTGTGAATTTGTTAATATTTGGTGCTGTTTTCACTGTGCTTCAG GCCAGATCAACAGGTTCCCTTTGTTGGAGAAGTGACTATGACTACAGTGCCCTCAAGAATGGGAATATGTCTGAACGCGTTTCACTCACTCTTACCCCTTACACGGAGGAAGAttcagaggacgagagagagaatgaactacTATACATGAAAACTTAA